A single region of the Vibrio cyclitrophicus genome encodes:
- a CDS encoding aminopeptidase P family protein — translation MHNITAERVAAVRAWLETNNLDAVIIPHEDEYLGEYVPAHNERLHWLTGFTGSAGAAVITRETAAIFVDGRYTVQVRKQVPAELFEYRHLIEEPALDWIINSLPQGSKVAFDPRMHTAAWLKGAQAKLAEKVELTTLSANPIDELWSDRPEPVVSDVRLMATDAVGQSSESKRAEIAGLLKAKGADAAILTELDSICWLLNIRGLDVSRLPVVLSNAIIHADESVDFFLDPARIPAGFEAHVGNGIRVSHPSELEVRLQSLEGNNVSVDSGTSNAWYTLVLQNAGAHIIEAADPCLMPKAAKNATEIAGMKACHIRDGVAMAKFLSWIDAEVVQGNLHNEAALADKVQSFREQDPTLMDLSFDTISAAGGNAAMCHYNHENQPEPGQLEINTLYLVDSGGQYIDGTTDITRTIAIGQPSDEMIQQFTLALKGHIGIARARFPQGTRGFQLDILARQHLWAEGFDYDHGTGHGVGHFLSVHEGPQSISKKLIDVPLVEGMVLSNEPGYYRADEFGIRIENLELVVELPTQGDFSVLTFESLTRCPIDKRNINVDLLTRPELAWLNDYHQKVWNDVSPLVKGDTLEWLRQSTTPLAHA, via the coding sequence ATGCACAATATCACTGCTGAACGCGTTGCTGCGGTTCGAGCTTGGCTTGAAACAAACAACCTAGATGCCGTTATCATTCCACATGAAGACGAATATCTAGGTGAATACGTTCCCGCTCATAACGAGCGACTTCACTGGTTAACAGGTTTCACTGGCTCTGCAGGTGCCGCTGTTATCACTCGTGAAACTGCTGCTATTTTTGTAGATGGTCGCTACACCGTTCAGGTTCGTAAGCAGGTACCAGCAGAGTTATTTGAGTATCGCCACCTTATTGAAGAACCGGCTTTAGATTGGATCATCAATTCATTGCCACAAGGCAGTAAGGTTGCATTCGACCCACGCATGCACACCGCTGCTTGGTTGAAAGGCGCACAAGCAAAACTAGCGGAGAAAGTTGAGCTAACAACGTTATCAGCAAACCCGATTGATGAGCTTTGGTCTGACCGTCCTGAGCCTGTTGTATCTGATGTTCGCCTAATGGCAACAGATGCCGTTGGTCAATCAAGTGAAAGCAAACGTGCGGAGATTGCTGGTTTACTAAAAGCAAAAGGTGCGGACGCCGCTATCCTTACCGAGCTCGATTCTATCTGTTGGTTGCTTAACATTCGTGGTTTAGACGTATCTCGCCTACCTGTTGTACTGTCTAATGCAATCATTCACGCTGATGAAAGCGTCGATTTCTTCCTAGACCCAGCACGCATCCCAGCAGGCTTTGAAGCACACGTTGGTAATGGTATTCGCGTTTCTCACCCATCAGAGCTTGAAGTGCGCCTTCAGTCTTTAGAAGGTAACAATGTGTCTGTCGATTCAGGCACGAGTAATGCTTGGTACACGCTGGTTCTACAAAATGCTGGGGCTCATATCATTGAAGCAGCAGACCCATGCTTAATGCCAAAAGCTGCTAAGAACGCAACTGAAATTGCCGGAATGAAAGCGTGTCACATTCGAGATGGCGTGGCGATGGCGAAATTCCTATCTTGGATTGATGCAGAAGTCGTGCAAGGTAACCTGCACAACGAAGCTGCACTAGCAGACAAAGTACAATCATTCCGCGAGCAAGACCCGACGCTGATGGATCTAAGTTTTGATACAATTTCAGCGGCTGGCGGCAACGCTGCAATGTGTCACTACAACCACGAGAACCAGCCTGAACCAGGTCAGTTAGAGATAAATACTCTGTACCTAGTCGATTCAGGCGGCCAGTATATAGATGGCACAACGGACATCACTCGTACTATCGCGATTGGCCAACCAAGCGACGAAATGATTCAGCAGTTCACTCTCGCATTGAAAGGTCACATTGGTATTGCACGTGCGCGTTTCCCACAAGGTACTCGTGGTTTCCAACTTGATATCCTAGCGCGTCAGCACTTATGGGCAGAAGGCTTCGATTACGATCATGGTACTGGTCACGGTGTTGGTCATTTCTTAAGTGTTCATGAAGGCCCACAAAGTATCTCTAAGAAGCTTATCGACGTGCCGCTTGTTGAAGGCATGGTGTTATCAAACGAGCCGGGTTACTACCGTGCTGATGAGTTTGGTATTCGAATCGAAAACCTAGAGCTCGTGGTTGAACTGCCAACTCAAGGTGATTTTTCAGTACTAACCTTTGAGTCGCTAACACGTTGCCCTATCGATAAGCGCAACATCAATGTTGATTTGCTAACACGACCTGAACTGGCGTGGCTGAACGACTACCATCAGAAAGTATGGAACGACGTTAGCCCATTAGTTAAAGGTGATACATTGGAATGGTTACGCCAATCAACCACTCCATTGGCTCACGCTTAA
- the thiH gene encoding 2-iminoacetate synthase ThiH, which yields MTFVDQFKQLNWDDIGMSIFSKTAADVERALSKPKRDLEDFKALISPAAEPYLEQMAQQSLALTRKRFGNTMSLYIPLYLSNLCANACTYCGFSMENRIKRRTLTLDEIDAESAAIKKMKFDSVLLVTGEHETKVGMNYFRQVLPNIKKQFNYLAMEVQPLDQHDYAELKTLGLDAVMVYQETYQPRTYAEHHLRGNKMDFEYRLETPDRLAKAGIDKIGIGALIGLEDWRTDCFFVAAHLDYLERTYWQTRYSISFPRLRPCEGGESSGGLQPKSVMNDKQLVQLICAYRLLNPEVELSLSTRESATFRDNVLPLGITSMSAASKTQPGGYASGEEELEQFEISDERSAADVESMIRQRGFDPVWRDWHSAYSG from the coding sequence ATGACGTTTGTTGATCAATTTAAACAGCTCAACTGGGATGACATTGGTATGTCTATCTTCAGTAAAACGGCAGCGGATGTTGAACGTGCTCTGAGTAAACCCAAACGCGACTTAGAAGACTTTAAGGCTCTGATCTCTCCGGCGGCAGAACCTTACTTAGAGCAGATGGCACAACAATCGTTGGCGCTAACTCGCAAGCGGTTTGGCAATACGATGTCGCTTTATATTCCCTTATACCTATCTAACCTGTGCGCTAACGCGTGCACGTATTGTGGTTTCTCAATGGAGAACCGTATCAAGCGCCGCACGCTTACTTTGGATGAAATTGATGCCGAAAGTGCGGCTATCAAAAAGATGAAGTTCGATAGCGTTTTGTTGGTCACCGGTGAACACGAAACTAAGGTCGGGATGAATTACTTTCGACAGGTGTTGCCGAATATCAAAAAGCAATTTAACTACCTTGCGATGGAAGTGCAGCCGCTTGATCAACATGATTACGCCGAGCTTAAAACGCTAGGTTTAGATGCGGTGATGGTTTATCAGGAGACTTATCAGCCACGAACCTACGCTGAGCATCACTTACGCGGTAATAAAATGGACTTTGAATATCGCCTTGAAACCCCCGATCGCTTGGCAAAGGCGGGGATCGATAAGATAGGGATTGGTGCCTTGATTGGTTTGGAAGATTGGCGAACCGACTGCTTCTTTGTTGCTGCTCATTTAGATTACCTAGAGCGTACTTATTGGCAGACACGTTACTCGATTTCATTCCCACGTCTTCGCCCGTGTGAAGGTGGGGAGTCTAGTGGAGGCTTACAGCCTAAGTCGGTCATGAACGATAAACAGTTGGTTCAGCTTATCTGCGCATATCGACTCTTGAATCCTGAGGTCGAGCTATCCCTTTCTACTCGCGAATCGGCAACCTTCCGCGACAATGTGTTGCCATTGGGAATCACGAGTATGTCGGCGGCTTCTAAGACCCAACCCGGTGGTTATGCTTCTGGTGAAGAAGAGCTTGAGCAATTTGAGATAAGCGACGAGAGAAGTGCAGCCGATGTTGAGTCAATGATTCGTCAGCGAGGTTTCGACCCAGTGTGGCGTGATTGGCATAGCGCCTATTCTGGTTAA
- a CDS encoding thiazole synthase, whose amino-acid sequence MLTIADKTFQSRLFTGTGKFANKHLMASAIEASGSQLATMALKRVDIRSEQDDILQPIIDAGVNLLPNTSGAKNAKDAIFAAHLAREALGTNWLKLEIHPDPKYLMPDPIETLKAAEQLVKDGFVVLPYCHADPVLCKRLEEVGCAAVMPLGAPIGSNKGIASADFLEIIIDQANVPVIVDAGIGAPSHAARAMEMGADAVLVNTAIAASQQPVEMAIAFKLAVEAGRMAYLAGLAGKVSHAVASSPLTSFLDE is encoded by the coding sequence ATGTTAACCATCGCAGATAAAACGTTTCAATCACGTCTGTTCACTGGAACCGGCAAGTTCGCAAATAAGCATTTGATGGCGAGTGCTATCGAAGCGTCAGGTTCTCAACTGGCGACCATGGCGCTGAAGAGAGTTGATATTCGCTCTGAGCAAGACGACATTTTACAACCCATCATTGATGCCGGCGTGAACTTACTACCGAATACGTCAGGTGCTAAGAATGCAAAAGACGCCATCTTTGCTGCGCATTTGGCTCGTGAAGCACTGGGTACAAATTGGCTCAAACTCGAAATTCACCCAGATCCAAAGTACTTGATGCCGGACCCAATTGAAACGCTTAAAGCTGCTGAGCAACTGGTCAAAGATGGCTTTGTTGTGTTGCCTTATTGCCATGCCGACCCAGTATTGTGTAAACGCTTGGAAGAGGTGGGTTGTGCTGCGGTTATGCCGTTAGGTGCGCCGATTGGTTCAAATAAGGGTATTGCGTCTGCAGACTTCTTAGAGATCATTATCGACCAAGCGAATGTCCCTGTGATTGTTGATGCGGGCATTGGCGCGCCATCACATGCTGCACGTGCAATGGAAATGGGCGCAGACGCTGTGTTAGTGAATACCGCAATTGCTGCTTCTCAACAGCCTGTTGAAATGGCAATTGCGTTTAAGTTGGCAGTTGAAGCGGGTCGAATGGCTTACCTTGCAGGACTTGCAGGAAAAGTATCTCACGCGGTTGCTTCGAGCCCGTTAACTTCATTCCTAGACGAGTAG
- the thiS gene encoding sulfur carrier protein ThiS — MSNITISINEQSEQVAHSSSLADIIQVLALPDLGCVFAINNAVVPRSQWQQTVVNEGDAISLFQAIAGG, encoded by the coding sequence ATGAGCAATATAACGATCTCGATAAACGAACAATCAGAACAAGTAGCACACTCGTCGTCTCTAGCGGACATTATCCAAGTTCTAGCATTACCTGATCTAGGTTGTGTGTTTGCAATCAATAATGCGGTTGTCCCGCGTAGCCAGTGGCAACAAACGGTCGTTAATGAAGGCGACGCTATATCTCTTTTCCAAGCTATTGCAGGGGGCTAA
- a CDS encoding HesA/MoeB/ThiF family protein, translated as MLSDFEFIRYQRQIALPEVGEQGQRNLLNSHVLLIGCGGLGNAAALYLAASGVGKIVLVDDDCVDSSNLQRQVAFRENQLGSTKVEALKQQLSELNGRSQVRTINQRMSESQLELEVMLADLVLDCTDNFESRQQVNQACFSTKTPLISGSAIGWKGQFIVFDYQNQKGCYHCLFPFRHHPQTTRCSDSGIIGPVVGTIGNLQALAAIQRLTRGEFQVATHQLKLFDGQTMNWQNLMVTQDSECPVCSASVVKHLEEEIQ; from the coding sequence ATGCTGAGTGACTTTGAATTCATTCGTTATCAACGACAAATTGCGTTACCTGAAGTGGGTGAGCAAGGGCAACGCAACCTATTAAATAGTCATGTGTTGTTGATTGGTTGCGGTGGCTTAGGTAATGCTGCGGCTCTTTACCTGGCTGCTTCTGGTGTTGGAAAGATCGTGCTGGTCGATGATGATTGTGTCGATTCATCGAACCTGCAACGACAGGTCGCGTTCAGGGAAAATCAGTTAGGTTCGACTAAGGTTGAAGCGTTGAAGCAACAATTGAGTGAGCTCAATGGTCGCAGCCAAGTAAGAACCATCAATCAACGAATGAGTGAAAGTCAGCTTGAGCTTGAAGTGATGCTAGCTGACTTAGTGTTGGATTGTACTGACAACTTCGAGTCACGCCAGCAGGTTAACCAAGCATGTTTCAGCACGAAGACCCCTTTGATTTCTGGTTCTGCAATTGGCTGGAAAGGCCAGTTTATTGTATTTGATTATCAGAATCAGAAAGGGTGCTATCACTGCTTGTTCCCGTTCAGACATCATCCACAAACGACTCGTTGTAGCGATAGCGGCATTATAGGCCCAGTTGTTGGCACCATAGGTAACCTTCAAGCTTTGGCTGCTATTCAACGTCTAACTCGTGGTGAGTTTCAGGTCGCAACACATCAACTCAAACTGTTCGATGGCCAGACGATGAATTGGCAAAATCTTATGGTCACTCAAGATAGTGAATGTCCTGTGTGCAGTGCGTCTGTAGTTAAGCATTTAGAAGAAGAAATCCAATGA
- a CDS encoding thiamine phosphate synthase: protein MTVKILIPSQNIELTGEVQNCLLVAKRQGLATDAVELGVSPTQYFSIVDTQQALSIGFAHDVDSLAECQLAELNHVVDYSNSVALTDVCDAFTQTPNTIYIGVSDASAVLDIWSHRGANRAIKTETTAHQELDNRGHFAWLLTLLALEFPLEDTLVLARASSNVSRGTWPAHYQNFPIPVLEDERLDISVGWAHQGTSLSFPELSKSSLGLYPVVDDVEWIERLLKLGINTVQLRIKNPQQMDLEQQIARSIELGREHNAQVFINDYWQLALKHDAFGVHLGQEDIEESNLSQLSQAGIKIGLSTHGYYELLRIVQINPSYIALGHIFPTTTKQMPSKPQGLVRLSLYQQLIDTIPYTDQLTGYPTVAIGGIDQSTAEQVWECGVSSLAVVRAITLAEDPQKVIEFFEKLMAPKPSTLKEEVMPEPSYAE from the coding sequence ATGACAGTGAAGATACTCATCCCATCTCAAAATATTGAGTTAACGGGAGAGGTGCAGAACTGTCTATTGGTTGCTAAGCGACAAGGCTTGGCAACCGATGCAGTTGAGTTGGGCGTAAGTCCAACTCAATACTTCTCTATCGTTGACACTCAGCAGGCGTTATCTATTGGCTTTGCTCATGATGTTGATTCATTGGCGGAGTGTCAGCTAGCGGAACTGAACCATGTTGTTGATTACAGTAATTCAGTCGCGCTAACTGACGTTTGTGATGCCTTTACACAAACTCCGAATACCATCTATATCGGTGTCTCAGATGCTTCAGCTGTACTGGATATCTGGTCACACCGGGGTGCCAATCGTGCTATCAAGACTGAAACTACAGCTCATCAGGAATTAGATAATCGCGGTCACTTTGCTTGGTTACTTACTTTGTTGGCTCTGGAATTCCCATTAGAGGACACATTGGTTTTAGCTCGCGCATCGTCCAATGTTTCACGTGGAACATGGCCAGCACATTACCAAAACTTTCCAATTCCAGTTTTGGAAGATGAGCGACTGGATATTAGTGTTGGTTGGGCGCACCAAGGAACATCACTTTCGTTCCCTGAATTGAGCAAGAGTAGCCTAGGGCTATATCCTGTGGTTGATGATGTTGAGTGGATCGAAAGGTTGCTCAAGCTCGGAATTAACACTGTTCAACTACGTATTAAAAACCCTCAGCAAATGGACTTAGAACAACAAATTGCGCGATCAATCGAGCTTGGTCGAGAGCATAACGCTCAGGTTTTTATCAATGACTATTGGCAGCTTGCACTCAAGCATGACGCATTTGGTGTTCATTTGGGGCAAGAGGATATTGAAGAATCAAACCTCTCACAGTTGAGTCAAGCAGGTATCAAGATCGGTCTCTCTACTCATGGCTATTACGAGTTGCTCCGCATTGTTCAAATCAACCCAAGCTATATTGCGCTAGGGCATATCTTCCCAACAACAACTAAACAGATGCCATCGAAACCTCAGGGTTTAGTTCGTTTATCTCTGTATCAACAGCTGATTGATACTATCCCATACACAGACCAACTCACTGGTTATCCGACGGTTGCTATTGGCGGTATTGACCAATCGACAGCTGAGCAGGTGTGGGAGTGTGGGGTGTCGAGTTTGGCGGTGGTACGTGCGATTACATTGGCGGAAGACCCACAGAAAGTGATCGAATTTTTCGAAAAACTGATGGCGCCTAAACCTTCAACTCTCAAAGAAGAGGTTATGCCGGAGCCTAGCTATGCTGAGTGA
- the thiC gene encoding phosphomethylpyrimidine synthase ThiC, translating into MSSRKQARLEAKNFIDSLSVQPYPNSKKAYIQGSREDIQVPVREISLADSLVGGTKKEPVFEPNVPIQVYDTSGVYTDPTHQIDLYSGLPKLREQWIDERGDTELLDDVSSVYTKERLEDETLDDLRYGNLPRIRRATGDQCVTQLYYARQGMITPEMEYIAIRENMGRQKFADEQLNHQHPGHNFGANLPKEITPEFVRKEVAEGRAIIPSNINHPESEPMIIGRNFLVKVNANIGNSSVSSSIEEEVEKLVWSTRWGGDTVMDLSTGRNIHETREWILRNSPVPIGTVPMYQALEKVNGVAEDLNWEVMRDTLIEQAEQGVDYFTIHAGLLLRYVPMTAKRVTGIVSRGGSIIAKWCLAHHQESFLYTHFREICEICAKYDVALSLGDGLRPGSIADANDEAQFSELRTLGELTKVAWEYDVQVIIEGPGHVPMHLIKENMDEQLEHCHEAPFYTLGPLTTDIAPGYDHITSGIGAAMIGWYGCAMLCYVTPKEHLGLPNKEDVKTGLITYKLAAHAADLAKGHPGAQIRDNALSKARFEFRWEDQFNLALDPETARSFHDETLPQESGKVAHFCSMCGPKFCSMKISQEVREYAKDTEQVAADQAIEIKMLDNPLEGMRQKSQEFRDTGSELYHPAVGAKEAQLEE; encoded by the coding sequence ATGTCGAGTCGTAAACAAGCAAGACTGGAAGCGAAGAATTTCATCGATTCTTTATCCGTACAACCTTATCCAAATTCAAAAAAAGCTTACATCCAAGGATCTCGAGAAGATATTCAAGTCCCTGTACGAGAAATATCACTCGCTGATAGCCTTGTCGGTGGTACTAAAAAAGAGCCTGTATTCGAACCTAATGTACCCATTCAAGTTTACGATACATCAGGTGTTTACACTGACCCTACGCATCAAATAGACCTGTATAGCGGCCTTCCTAAGTTGCGTGAGCAGTGGATTGATGAGCGTGGTGATACGGAGCTATTAGACGATGTAAGCTCTGTTTACACTAAAGAACGTTTAGAAGATGAAACTCTAGACGATCTTCGTTACGGCAACCTACCTAGAATTCGTCGCGCGACTGGCGATCAATGTGTTACTCAGCTGTACTATGCTCGTCAGGGGATGATCACTCCTGAGATGGAGTACATTGCTATACGTGAGAACATGGGACGTCAGAAGTTTGCTGATGAGCAGTTGAACCACCAACATCCTGGCCATAACTTTGGTGCAAACCTGCCGAAAGAAATTACTCCTGAGTTTGTGCGTAAAGAGGTTGCTGAAGGTCGAGCTATCATCCCTTCAAACATCAACCACCCAGAATCAGAACCGATGATTATTGGTCGTAACTTCTTAGTGAAGGTGAACGCTAATATTGGTAACTCTTCAGTAAGCTCTTCGATTGAAGAAGAAGTTGAGAAGCTAGTATGGTCGACCCGTTGGGGTGGCGATACCGTAATGGACCTTTCTACCGGCCGTAATATTCACGAGACTCGCGAATGGATTTTACGTAATAGCCCAGTACCAATCGGTACGGTTCCTATGTATCAAGCCCTTGAAAAAGTGAATGGCGTTGCGGAAGACCTTAACTGGGAAGTGATGCGCGATACTTTGATTGAACAAGCAGAGCAGGGTGTTGATTACTTCACTATCCACGCAGGTTTGTTGCTTCGCTACGTTCCGATGACTGCTAAACGTGTGACAGGTATTGTCTCTCGTGGTGGATCTATTATCGCGAAATGGTGTCTTGCACATCACCAAGAGAGCTTCCTATATACACACTTCCGCGAGATCTGCGAGATCTGTGCGAAGTACGATGTTGCCTTGTCATTGGGTGATGGCCTACGCCCGGGTTCTATTGCAGATGCCAATGATGAGGCTCAATTCTCGGAGTTACGTACTCTAGGTGAGTTGACTAAGGTAGCTTGGGAATACGACGTGCAGGTGATCATTGAAGGCCCAGGACATGTGCCAATGCACCTAATCAAAGAGAATATGGATGAGCAGTTAGAACACTGCCATGAAGCGCCTTTCTATACTTTAGGCCCATTGACGACAGATATTGCCCCTGGTTACGACCATATTACCTCTGGAATTGGCGCGGCCATGATTGGTTGGTACGGCTGTGCGATGCTCTGTTATGTCACACCTAAAGAGCATTTAGGTCTACCAAATAAAGAAGATGTGAAGACCGGCCTGATTACATACAAGCTTGCTGCACACGCTGCTGACCTTGCGAAAGGGCACCCAGGCGCTCAAATCCGAGATAATGCATTATCTAAAGCACGTTTTGAATTCCGTTGGGAAGACCAATTTAATCTAGCTTTAGACCCTGAAACAGCACGTTCTTTCCATGATGAAACTCTGCCGCAAGAATCCGGTAAGGTTGCTCACTTCTGCTCAATGTGTGGACCTAAATTCTGCTCGATGAAGATCTCTCAGGAAGTCCGAGAGTATGCGAAAGACACTGAACAAGTGGCTGCGGATCAGGCTATCGAAATTAAGATGCTAGATAACCCGTTGGAAGGGATGCGTCAGAAATCACAAGAGTTCCGTGATACTGGCTCTGAACTTTACCACCCTGCAGTAGGTGCAAAAGAAGCTCAATTAGAGGAATAA
- the crcB gene encoding fluoride efflux transporter CrcB, whose amino-acid sequence MGQLSILGFIAIGGAFGACSRYLISELCVVMLGRGFPYGTLTVNVIGSLIMGLLIAAFENEMVATEPWRQIIGLGFLGALTTFSTFSMDNVLLMQQGAFFKMGLNVLLNVVLSISAAWIGFQLLIKS is encoded by the coding sequence ATGGGTCAGTTATCTATTTTAGGTTTTATTGCCATTGGTGGTGCATTTGGTGCTTGTTCGCGCTATTTGATTTCAGAGTTATGTGTGGTGATGCTAGGGCGTGGTTTTCCTTATGGTACGCTAACTGTTAACGTGATTGGCTCTTTAATTATGGGCTTACTTATCGCAGCGTTTGAGAATGAGATGGTTGCGACAGAACCATGGAGACAAATTATCGGTCTTGGTTTCCTTGGAGCACTGACTACATTTTCTACATTTTCGATGGATAATGTGCTTCTTATGCAGCAGGGCGCTTTCTTTAAGATGGGACTCAATGTGTTACTCAACGTGGTTCTCAGCATCTCAGCAGCATGGATCGGCTTCCAACTTTTGATAAAGTCTTAA
- a CDS encoding multicopper oxidase family protein: MDISRRKFIQSSLAISALTVLPACSMKRSVDEQGKYVYDLTAEPSMAELVAGFDTNVLAFNGQIPAPTIRCRQGEKVTIRFTNKLSEPTTIHWHGLRIPIEMDGVPFLSQPPIMPGETFIYEFTPPDAGTFWYHPHMNSVKQLGMGLVGLIIVEESTPVQFDEEHALMLKHWHIDQKGQWKDLMIPRLSARMGTPGEWSSVNGVHEPVYQLKQYATTRLRIANIDNTITYPIAVEGAEAWVIAIDGNPVKTPYKLTQHKIGPGMRVDIGLIAPKAGERVNVLQMKGRFPFSLCEFEVVGSEFTQDRALPVLPLNPVPNLDLANAEEIDFVFEWEGAVSPVSKDGKSMPKFWLTNKRAWEGMSKDNIPEPLATLELGKTYIFDLKNVTQYHHPIHIHGHTFTVLELDGKKIEEPFHTDTVLLGKNGRAKAAFVADNPGRWMYHCHVIEHMKTGLMGYIEVK, translated from the coding sequence ATGGATATTTCCCGTCGTAAGTTTATTCAATCATCTCTCGCTATATCTGCACTAACAGTCCTACCTGCTTGTTCAATGAAGCGGTCTGTTGATGAACAAGGAAAGTATGTTTATGACTTAACTGCTGAACCTTCAATGGCTGAGTTAGTCGCGGGATTTGATACCAATGTTTTAGCCTTTAATGGTCAGATTCCTGCTCCGACGATTCGATGTCGACAGGGTGAGAAGGTCACAATTCGTTTTACGAATAAGTTATCAGAACCGACGACTATCCATTGGCATGGTTTAAGAATTCCTATCGAAATGGATGGCGTTCCCTTCTTAAGTCAGCCACCGATCATGCCAGGTGAAACATTCATTTATGAGTTTACGCCGCCAGATGCTGGCACATTTTGGTATCACCCACATATGAATAGCGTTAAACAACTTGGTATGGGTTTAGTTGGGCTAATTATCGTAGAAGAAAGCACTCCAGTGCAGTTTGACGAAGAACATGCATTGATGCTGAAGCATTGGCATATCGATCAAAAGGGTCAATGGAAAGATTTAATGATCCCCCGACTCAGTGCTCGTATGGGCACTCCTGGTGAGTGGAGTAGTGTTAATGGAGTCCATGAACCCGTATATCAGTTGAAACAGTATGCAACGACTAGATTGCGTATCGCTAATATCGACAATACGATCACTTACCCTATTGCTGTAGAAGGGGCTGAAGCATGGGTGATTGCCATCGATGGTAATCCTGTTAAAACGCCTTATAAACTGACTCAACATAAAATTGGTCCAGGGATGCGTGTAGATATCGGACTGATCGCTCCTAAAGCTGGTGAGCGAGTTAACGTTCTCCAAATGAAGGGGCGTTTCCCATTTTCTTTGTGTGAATTTGAAGTCGTAGGTTCAGAATTTACTCAAGATCGAGCATTACCAGTATTACCATTGAATCCAGTACCTAACCTAGATCTTGCTAACGCTGAAGAGATTGATTTTGTGTTCGAGTGGGAAGGCGCTGTATCACCAGTATCTAAAGATGGTAAATCGATGCCTAAATTTTGGCTTACTAATAAAAGAGCGTGGGAGGGGATGAGCAAAGACAATATTCCTGAACCGTTGGCGACTTTAGAGTTGGGTAAGACTTACATATTCGATCTTAAGAACGTCACTCAATATCATCACCCGATTCATATTCATGGCCATACATTTACTGTATTGGAACTTGATGGTAAAAAAATTGAAGAACCTTTCCATACCGATACAGTATTACTTGGAAAAAACGGCCGAGCTAAAGCTGCATTTGTTGCCGACAACCCTGGACGTTGGATGTACCACTGTCATGTAATTGAGCACATGAAGACAGGATTGATGGGATATATTGAAGTTAAGTGA
- a CDS encoding gamma carbonic anhydrase family protein has translation MSSIRSYKGISPQIGQGVYIDTSSVLVGDIKIGDDSSVWPLVAARGDVNHIHIGDRTNIQDGSVLHVTHKNAENPEGYPLLIGNDVTIGHKVMLHGCTIEDRVLVGMGAIVLDGVVIKEDVMIGAGSLVPPNKVLESGYLYVGSPVKQARPLNDKERAFLQKSADNYVQNKNDYLDSVLPV, from the coding sequence ATGAGTTCAATACGCAGTTATAAAGGAATATCCCCTCAGATTGGACAAGGTGTCTATATAGATACAAGTTCGGTACTGGTTGGTGATATCAAAATCGGTGACGACTCTAGCGTGTGGCCTTTGGTTGCAGCTCGAGGAGATGTGAACCACATTCATATTGGAGATAGAACAAACATCCAGGACGGTAGCGTTTTGCACGTCACCCATAAGAATGCAGAAAACCCTGAGGGTTATCCTCTATTAATAGGCAATGATGTCACTATCGGGCATAAAGTAATGCTGCATGGCTGCACCATTGAAGATCGCGTACTTGTTGGTATGGGAGCTATAGTGCTCGATGGCGTGGTTATTAAAGAAGATGTGATGATTGGTGCTGGTAGCTTGGTTCCGCCTAATAAGGTACTTGAAAGCGGTTATCTCTATGTAGGAAGCCCAGTAAAACAAGCACGCCCATTAAATGATAAAGAGCGTGCCTTTTTACAGAAGTCAGCTGACAACTATGTTCAGAATAAAAACGACTATTTAGACTCAGTGCTTCCAGTCTAA
- a CDS encoding DUF1488 domain-containing protein translates to MNQSILFPDIQDWDEENQSIIFPAQQSGALIECVMFIEELSRLAGKNIEEGDQALVIFSELRFDIEELAEELIEEEEYDSSNRIQIKVL, encoded by the coding sequence ATGAATCAATCAATTCTATTTCCTGATATCCAAGATTGGGATGAAGAAAATCAATCAATCATCTTCCCAGCACAGCAGTCTGGCGCACTGATTGAGTGTGTTATGTTTATTGAAGAGCTGTCTCGATTGGCAGGTAAAAATATAGAAGAAGGCGATCAAGCTTTAGTTATCTTTTCAGAGTTACGTTTTGATATTGAAGAGCTAGCTGAAGAGTTAATAGAAGAAGAGGAGTATGACTCCTCTAATCGGATTCAGATCAAAGTGCTTTAG